In Bacillota bacterium, a genomic segment contains:
- a CDS encoding amino acid ABC transporter ATP-binding protein: MGDTIISLKGVEKWYGSHHVLRGIDLTIERGEVLVLIGPSGSGKSTLLRCINGLEAIQGGEIIVDGFNVKSRQGLVALRREIGFVFQSFNLYPHMTVLQNITLAPIKVRKMKRAEAEEIAMSYLNRVGIADQAHKYPAALSGGQQQRAAIARALAMSPKIMLFDEPTSALDPEMIAEVLDAMIDLAKGGMTMVVVTHEMGFAREVADRIAFMDQGLIIEMGTPELFFTGPREERTKKFLSQIL; encoded by the coding sequence ATGGGCGATACCATCATAAGCCTCAAAGGCGTAGAGAAATGGTATGGAAGTCACCACGTGCTTAGAGGGATAGACCTCACTATCGAACGCGGGGAGGTGCTTGTCCTGATAGGACCGTCCGGTTCAGGGAAGTCGACGCTTCTGCGTTGCATCAACGGACTGGAGGCCATTCAGGGCGGCGAGATTATAGTGGATGGGTTTAATGTCAAAAGTCGACAAGGGCTGGTAGCTCTTCGAAGAGAAATAGGCTTTGTATTCCAGTCGTTTAACCTCTACCCGCATATGACAGTTCTCCAGAACATAACACTGGCGCCGATAAAAGTCAGAAAGATGAAGAGGGCCGAGGCCGAGGAGATAGCAATGTCCTATCTGAACCGCGTGGGCATCGCGGATCAGGCCCACAAATATCCCGCGGCTCTCTCAGGAGGCCAGCAACAACGCGCTGCGATCGCCAGGGCGCTGGCGATGAGCCCCAAGATAATGCTCTTCGACGAACCGACGAGCGCCCTCGATCCGGAAATGATTGCCGAGGTTCTGGATGCCATGATTGATCTGGCCAAGGGGGGGATGACCATGGTCGTCGTGACGCACGAGATGGGCTTCGCCAGGGAGGTTGCGGACAGGATCGCCTTTATGGATCAAGGTTTAATTATAGAGATGGGGACCCCTGAGCTCTTCTTTACGGGCCCACGTGAGGAGCGGACAAAGAAATTCTTGAGCCAGATACTTTAA
- a CDS encoding aminotransferase class I/II-fold pyridoxal phosphate-dependent enzyme — protein sequence MKPLSDNVVKIPRSGIRGIMDVAEQMDDVIHLEVGQPHYDTPAHIKEAANKALQDGYTRYTPNAGLPSLRALLADKLRHINGINISPEGVAVTPGGVFACASALFTIAKAGDQVLLPEPGWPNYSFQTRVIGVEPVYYHLNPATGFLPDVDEMRSLINERTRAILINSPSNPCGSVFPESVLRGILDLARDHDLYLISDEVYEDIVYEGKHYSPGAWDDEGRVLTVFSFSKAYAMTGWRIGYVATTEEICKNFSKFSESMVSCVSSVSQKAAEAAITGPQDSIAAMVAQYKRNRDIILSAFAEAGVVAYKPAGAFYMLLDIGNTGLDSYTFTLKLLEAKHVAVAPGLTFGPQSDNYVRISFCKDEESIVEGARRIAEFMKAARS from the coding sequence TTGAAGCCTTTATCGGACAATGTAGTGAAGATACCACGATCCGGCATCCGCGGGATCATGGACGTTGCGGAGCAAATGGACGATGTCATCCACCTGGAGGTTGGCCAGCCTCACTACGACACGCCCGCGCATATCAAGGAGGCCGCCAACAAAGCGCTCCAGGATGGATATACGAGGTACACGCCCAACGCAGGATTACCTTCCCTCAGGGCCTTGCTTGCGGATAAGCTGAGGCACATTAATGGGATAAATATCTCTCCCGAGGGCGTTGCGGTAACCCCTGGAGGCGTATTCGCGTGCGCATCGGCGCTCTTCACCATCGCCAAGGCCGGCGACCAGGTTCTCCTGCCGGAGCCCGGCTGGCCCAATTATAGCTTCCAGACCCGGGTTATCGGGGTCGAGCCTGTATACTACCACCTGAACCCGGCTACAGGATTCCTGCCTGATGTAGACGAGATGCGTTCTCTCATTAATGAGAGGACCCGGGCTATCTTGATCAACTCGCCTTCGAATCCATGTGGGAGCGTGTTCCCGGAATCGGTATTGCGAGGCATTCTCGATCTTGCGCGCGATCATGATCTATACTTGATCTCCGATGAGGTATACGAGGATATCGTGTACGAGGGTAAACACTACAGCCCCGGAGCCTGGGATGACGAGGGCCGGGTCCTTACGGTCTTCAGCTTTTCGAAGGCATACGCGATGACAGGCTGGCGGATCGGTTATGTAGCTACCACGGAGGAGATATGCAAGAATTTCTCCAAATTCTCCGAGTCAATGGTTTCATGCGTCAGCTCGGTATCGCAGAAGGCCGCGGAGGCGGCTATAACAGGCCCGCAGGATTCTATAGCTGCAATGGTTGCGCAGTACAAGCGCAACCGGGACATCATCCTGAGCGCTTTTGCTGAAGCTGGCGTAGTTGCGTACAAGCCAGCCGGCGCATTCTATATGCTTCTGGATATCGGGAACACAGGTTTAGATTCATATACCTTTACTCTAAAGTTGCTCGAGGCCAAACACGTGGCGGTGGCTCCTGGATTGACCTTTGGACCCCAGAGCGACAATTACGTTCGAATATCGTTCTGCAAGGATGAAGAGTCGATCGTTGAGGGCGCCAGGAGGATCGCCGAGTTTATGAAGGCGGCGAGAAGTTAG
- a CDS encoding IclR family transcriptional regulator, which produces MRAIQGLDRDRGNTVKSLFKVMDILRCFSEDKPEWGVSELSRRLDLPKSTVHSILATLEKGRFVEKNPSNNCYRLGLRIFELGYVVRCSMGIREYAIPYLEDLQEKTQEIVYLTVPCEGEVLYIEAVYPSKRLVHYSIVGRKAPMHCTGVGKAILAYLPDEVVDEIIRIKGLTRYTENTITDAQALKRELALTRQRGYSIDNREHDPGIKCVAVPIRDRRSGNAVGSISVSGPALHFSDERIPYYAELVMDTARQIGRKVMELPFSDAVILPAHGEGVAQGLRLP; this is translated from the coding sequence ATGCGCGCCATCCAGGGGCTTGACCGGGACCGTGGGAACACGGTCAAGTCGCTTTTTAAAGTAATGGATATACTCAGGTGTTTTTCCGAGGACAAGCCCGAGTGGGGTGTGAGCGAACTCAGCCGGCGCCTCGACCTGCCCAAGAGCACGGTGCATAGCATTCTCGCGACCCTTGAGAAAGGCAGGTTTGTAGAGAAAAACCCTAGCAATAATTGCTACAGGCTCGGCCTGAGGATATTTGAGCTGGGTTACGTAGTTCGCTGTAGCATGGGCATTCGTGAGTATGCGATTCCCTATCTCGAAGATCTCCAGGAGAAGACCCAGGAGATAGTCTATCTGACCGTCCCATGCGAGGGCGAGGTCCTGTATATTGAGGCAGTCTACCCATCGAAACGGCTGGTTCATTACTCGATTGTAGGACGCAAGGCCCCAATGCACTGCACAGGGGTTGGCAAAGCGATTCTCGCCTATCTCCCGGACGAGGTGGTCGACGAGATTATCCGCATAAAGGGCCTGACCAGGTATACTGAGAACACCATCACCGACGCCCAGGCTCTGAAGAGGGAGCTCGCCCTCACCCGGCAGCGCGGCTATTCAATAGACAACAGGGAGCACGACCCCGGGATCAAATGTGTAGCCGTGCCCATAAGGGATAGGCGGTCAGGGAACGCGGTCGGTTCTATAAGCGTATCCGGGCCCGCCCTGCATTTCTCAGACGAGCGTATACCGTATTATGCGGAGCTCGTCATGGATACCGCGCGACAGATAGGCAGGAAGGTCATGGAGCTGCCGTTTTCTGACGCAGTTATCCTGCCAGCTCATGGCGAGGGTGTGGCACAGGGTTTGCGGCTACCGTGA
- a CDS encoding tryptophan transporter, whose product MAIGLILHYVVPPIVLGMKPDLLLSMLFIVILMETDLKLALEAGIIGGILTALTTGFPGGQVPNLIDKIITTFFVLGLIGLLRHRVSDRILLFVVPILGTIVSGAVFLGSALLLVGLPGPFKVLFTTVVLPATLVNTIAVVVLYPLVLMSERAVSGKQKLKTT is encoded by the coding sequence ATGGCTATCGGGCTCATACTCCACTATGTTGTTCCTCCAATCGTTCTCGGCATGAAACCTGATCTCCTTCTCAGCATGTTATTTATTGTAATTTTGATGGAAACCGATCTTAAACTGGCACTTGAAGCCGGGATCATTGGTGGGATCCTGACCGCGCTTACGACAGGGTTTCCTGGAGGGCAAGTCCCGAACCTCATCGACAAGATTATCACAACATTCTTCGTGCTTGGGTTAATAGGGCTGCTGCGCCATAGAGTGAGTGACAGGATATTGCTTTTTGTAGTGCCCATACTCGGGACGATAGTGAGCGGCGCGGTATTTTTGGGGTCAGCGCTCTTGCTCGTCGGGCTGCCGGGGCCCTTCAAAGTGCTTTTTACAACGGTGGTGCTCCCGGCTACGCTGGTTAATACCATAGCAGTAGTCGTCCTCTACCCGCTGGTCCTAATGAGCGAGCGAGCGGTGAGCGGGAAGCAGAAACTTAAGACGACTTGA